A stretch of DNA from Longimicrobiales bacterium:
CGCGCTCTTGCATCGCGGCAGCGCGCTGGCGAAGATCAGCCGATGGCGGCCCGTTCCCGCGTGGCCGCGGCGACCTCCCGACACCGGAGCCCATTCATGGAGCAGCAGCAGTCGGCCACCCGCTTCTTCCGCTGGGACGACATGCCGAAGGAGCGCGTCACGGACATGCTCGACCGGCGGCTGATCACGGGTGAGCGCGTGATGCTCGCGCACGTCTATCTGAAGAAGGGCTGCATCGTGCCGCAGCACCAGCACGACAACGAGCAGCTCACCTACATCATCGAGGGCGCGCTGCGCTTCTGGATCGGGGAAGACCGGTCCGAGGAAGTCGTCGTGCGTGCGGGCGAGGTGCTGCACATCCCGTCCAACGTGTGGCACGAGGCGGAGGCGCTCGAGGACACGCTCGACGTCGACATCTTCTCGCCGCCGCGCGCGGACTGGCTCAACCACACCGACGACTACTTCCACCGGAAGTGATCTCGCACGATGGATCTCGGCATCGCGGGTAGGGTCGCGCTCGTCGCG
This window harbors:
- a CDS encoding cupin domain-containing protein, which gives rise to MEQQQSATRFFRWDDMPKERVTDMLDRRLITGERVMLAHVYLKKGCIVPQHQHDNEQLTYIIEGALRFWIGEDRSEEVVVRAGEVLHIPSNVWHEAEALEDTLDVDIFSPPRADWLNHTDDYFHRK